One window from the genome of Dyadobacter sp. CECT 9275 encodes:
- the ccoN gene encoding cytochrome-c oxidase, cbb3-type subunit I, with protein sequence MSNIPHPNIASVELDEFEYDNKIVRDFAIATILFGLIGMLVGLLAAFQLVFPNLNFDLPYTTFSRIRPLHTNAVIFAFVGNGFFTGLYYSVPRVLRTPVWSPVLSRFHFWAWQLIILGAAITLPMGFTSSKEYAELEWPFDIAIAVVWVSALVNLIMTTINRRVEHIYAAVWFYIASFVTVAMLHVVNSIELPISFLKSYPVYAGVQDALVQWWYGHNAVAFFLTTPYLGLMYYFLPKAANRPIYSYRLSIVHFWALIFIYIWAGPHHLLYTALPEWAQTLGTIFSIMLIAPSWGGMMNGLMTLRGAWDKVREDVVLKFMVVAITAYGMATFEGPMLSLKNVNAIAHYTDWIVAHVHVGALGWNGFLTFGILYWLFPRLYNRPLYSQKAANFHFWIGTLGILFYTIPMYWAGWVQSSMWKEFTQEGLLKYPNFLETVTQLAPLYFMRSVGGTLYLIGFVVMIYNLWMTALNGKLVATETAKAMPLSAIWQASKSEYWHRRFLERKPMALTIFSLIAVAIGGMIEMIPTFLVESNIPTIASVKPYTPLELQGRDIYVREGCYVCHTQMIRPFRSEIERYGDYSKSGEFVYDHPHQWGSKRTGPDLHRLGGKYPDSWHYNHMEDPTTMSPGSIMPRYGWLLEDDLDTTTTGAKIRAMQQLGVPYEEGYDKIANVQLHKQAKEIQARLKQSGIKTSEDKEIIALIAYLQRLGTDIKAEKN encoded by the coding sequence ATGTCTAACATTCCCCATCCCAATATCGCATCGGTAGAGCTGGATGAGTTCGAGTATGACAACAAGATCGTCCGGGATTTTGCAATTGCCACGATTTTGTTCGGTCTGATCGGTATGCTCGTTGGATTACTGGCAGCGTTTCAGCTGGTTTTCCCCAACCTCAATTTCGACCTCCCCTACACCACTTTCAGCCGCATCAGGCCACTGCATACCAACGCCGTTATTTTTGCCTTTGTGGGCAACGGCTTTTTTACAGGTCTCTATTACTCAGTACCCCGGGTACTCCGCACACCTGTGTGGAGCCCAGTGTTGAGCCGTTTTCACTTCTGGGCCTGGCAGCTGATCATCCTCGGTGCAGCCATCACCTTACCTATGGGTTTTACTTCATCCAAGGAATATGCGGAGCTTGAATGGCCCTTTGACATTGCCATTGCAGTTGTTTGGGTTTCTGCCCTTGTTAATCTGATCATGACCACTATTAACCGCCGGGTGGAACACATTTATGCAGCTGTGTGGTTTTACATTGCTTCATTTGTAACAGTGGCTATGCTTCATGTGGTTAACAGCATAGAACTGCCCATTTCTTTCCTGAAAAGTTATCCGGTTTACGCTGGCGTGCAGGATGCGCTCGTGCAGTGGTGGTACGGACATAATGCAGTCGCATTTTTTCTGACCACCCCCTATCTCGGGCTGATGTACTATTTTCTCCCGAAAGCTGCCAACAGGCCCATTTACTCCTACCGCCTGTCCATTGTTCACTTCTGGGCATTGATATTTATCTATATCTGGGCTGGGCCACACCATTTGCTTTACACTGCACTTCCCGAATGGGCACAAACACTCGGTACCATATTTTCAATTATGCTGATCGCGCCTTCCTGGGGAGGTATGATGAACGGGCTGATGACGCTGCGCGGGGCCTGGGATAAAGTGCGGGAAGACGTGGTGCTAAAATTTATGGTGGTTGCAATTACCGCGTACGGTATGGCCACTTTTGAAGGCCCCATGCTTTCGCTAAAAAATGTAAACGCTATTGCACACTACACCGACTGGATTGTCGCACACGTTCACGTAGGTGCGCTGGGCTGGAACGGCTTCCTTACTTTTGGAATACTGTATTGGCTTTTCCCACGCCTATATAACCGACCGTTATATTCTCAGAAAGCTGCCAACTTTCACTTCTGGATCGGTACGTTAGGTATCCTGTTTTACACCATTCCTATGTATTGGGCCGGTTGGGTACAAAGTTCGATGTGGAAAGAATTCACGCAGGAAGGCTTGCTCAAATACCCCAACTTCCTCGAAACTGTTACGCAGCTAGCCCCGCTATATTTTATGCGCAGTGTGGGAGGTACCCTTTACCTGATTGGTTTTGTGGTGATGATCTATAACCTGTGGATGACTGCCCTGAACGGCAAACTTGTTGCGACGGAAACCGCCAAGGCTATGCCGCTGAGCGCAATCTGGCAGGCGTCCAAAAGTGAATACTGGCACCGTCGCTTTCTGGAACGTAAACCGATGGCACTTACAATTTTCTCTCTGATCGCCGTAGCCATTGGTGGTATGATTGAAATGATTCCTACGTTTTTGGTAGAGTCCAATATTCCAACCATTGCCAGCGTGAAACCCTATACTCCGCTCGAACTCCAGGGAAGGGACATCTACGTACGGGAAGGCTGTTATGTGTGCCATACGCAAATGATCCGTCCGTTCCGCTCCGAAATCGAAAGATACGGCGACTACTCCAAATCAGGAGAGTTTGTATACGACCACCCTCACCAATGGGGTTCAAAACGCACCGGTCCGGACCTGCACCGTCTCGGAGGCAAATATCCCGACTCGTGGCATTACAATCACATGGAAGACCCTACTACCATGTCGCCCGGTTCCATTATGCCAAGATATGGCTGGTTATTGGAAGATGACCTGGATACAACCACCACAGGAGCGAAAATCAGAGCGATGCAGCAACTGGGCGTCCCCTACGAAGAAGGATATGACAAAATTGCCAATGTACAGTTGCATAAGCAGGCCAAGGAAATCCAGGCAAGGCTGAAACAGAGTGGAATAAAAACCAGCGAAGACAAGGAGATCATTGCACTCATTGCCTATCTGCAGCGGCTCGGAACCGACATAAAAGCTGAGAAAAACTAG
- a CDS encoding cbb3-type cytochrome c oxidase N-terminal domain-containing protein — protein sequence MKFRNYLESIAGVGIFPLVSLIIFFVFFLLLLVYVIGIDKKSLNNMKNIPLNDGSIRKTVLSLVFLFIGTIPAWAQEPEKGRAITGTDLLLYALLAILVFLILLVSILLFEALAILKQYNTKSTSGAASQSLFSSNWWNKFRGINVALGEEDKLLIQGHDYDGIHELDNRMPPWLQSLFIMTIIFGVVYGIYYFGGIGDMQIAELDKEIAQAETEKKIYMEKVGASMDENTVTILTDAAGLGQGKTIFTEKCAACHGPEAGGAVGPNLTDAYWLHGGGIKNVFKVIKYGVPEKGMISWEKQLSPTDIRKVASYVLSLKGTKPANPKEPQGELVADENVAVK from the coding sequence ATGAAATTCAGAAATTATTTAGAAAGCATAGCGGGAGTGGGGATCTTCCCACTCGTCTCGCTGATCATATTTTTTGTCTTTTTTCTCCTGCTGCTGGTTTATGTGATCGGGATTGATAAAAAGAGCCTGAACAATATGAAGAATATTCCGCTTAATGACGGAAGCATCAGAAAAACCGTATTATCTCTTGTGTTCCTTTTCATCGGCACCATCCCGGCCTGGGCACAGGAACCGGAAAAAGGAAGAGCCATCACCGGAACCGACCTCCTACTTTATGCCCTGCTGGCGATCCTGGTTTTTCTCATTCTCCTGGTTTCAATATTATTGTTTGAAGCCCTGGCCATTCTGAAACAGTACAATACCAAATCCACCTCCGGGGCAGCGTCCCAATCTCTGTTCAGCAGCAACTGGTGGAATAAATTCCGGGGTATTAACGTCGCGCTCGGAGAGGAAGACAAGCTCCTCATTCAGGGACACGATTACGATGGTATTCATGAACTGGACAACCGGATGCCGCCATGGCTGCAGTCCCTCTTTATAATGACCATCATTTTCGGAGTTGTGTATGGTATCTACTATTTCGGCGGTATCGGAGATATGCAGATAGCCGAACTAGACAAGGAAATTGCACAGGCAGAAACTGAAAAGAAAATTTATATGGAAAAAGTAGGCGCCAGCATGGATGAAAATACCGTTACCATCCTGACCGACGCCGCAGGACTTGGCCAGGGAAAAACCATTTTCACCGAAAAATGCGCTGCTTGTCACGGGCCAGAAGCCGGTGGCGCGGTAGGCCCCAACCTCACCGACGCATACTGGCTGCATGGTGGCGGTATCAAAAATGTCTTTAAAGTAATTAAGTATGGCGTACCCGAAAAAGGCATGATCTCATGGGAAAAACAGCTGTCTCCAACGGATATCCGGAAAGTGGCCAGTTATGTTTTGTCTTTGAAAGGAACCAAACCTGCCAATCCTAAAGAGCCACAGGGAGAGCTGGTGGCGGATGAGAATGTGGCTGTGAAGTAA
- the ccoG gene encoding cytochrome c oxidase accessory protein CcoG, producing MNTSNTSLFEPDDTFRDHFSAVNEDGKRNWFYPQKPSGKWHNRRVWFTILILTLLFVTPFLKLNGQPLLLLNVIDRKFIIFGLFIGPQDYWLFGLTMLSFMLFIVLFTTIFGRLWCGWACPQTVFMEMVFRKIEYAIEGDAGKQKLLNKAPWTSDKILKKGLKYTVFLTVSFLIANLLLSYVLGVDELAKIIREPIQEHLPLFTGIVIFTLVFYFNFAWLRDQACTVVCPYGRLQGVLMDRNSIVVAYDYKRGEPREKLHKGQSRSAGDCISCFQCVNVCPTGIDIRNGTQMECVNCTACIDACDNIMDKIGFDKGLIRYTSENAIVNGTNKLITKRVIAYIAVLVLLWSVLAYTIAVRTDTQTTLFRAPGSQYIENNDGTVSNLYTFKIFNKTNRLVHPEIRIEAAGGRLQFAGNPDLTLEGAGMSEGTVFIIMPKSQLKKRKTKLQLSVYQGNQKLETFETTFVAPEE from the coding sequence ATGAATACTTCAAACACTTCCCTTTTTGAACCCGACGACACCTTCCGCGATCATTTCAGCGCGGTGAATGAGGATGGAAAAAGGAACTGGTTTTATCCCCAGAAACCCAGCGGCAAATGGCATAACCGAAGAGTATGGTTTACGATCCTGATTCTGACGTTGCTTTTTGTTACCCCGTTTCTGAAATTAAACGGCCAACCCCTGCTGCTGCTGAATGTGATTGACCGGAAATTCATCATTTTCGGACTGTTCATAGGGCCGCAGGACTACTGGCTTTTCGGGCTTACGATGTTATCCTTTATGTTATTCATCGTACTCTTCACCACTATTTTCGGAAGGCTGTGGTGTGGCTGGGCCTGTCCTCAGACGGTGTTTATGGAAATGGTTTTCAGAAAAATCGAGTATGCCATCGAAGGAGACGCCGGCAAACAAAAACTGTTAAACAAAGCCCCCTGGACTTCTGACAAAATATTAAAGAAGGGGTTGAAATACACTGTGTTTCTGACGGTTTCCTTTCTGATCGCCAACCTGCTGTTGTCTTATGTCCTGGGTGTGGACGAGCTCGCGAAAATTATCCGGGAACCTATTCAGGAACATTTACCGCTTTTTACGGGAATCGTAATTTTCACCCTGGTATTTTATTTCAATTTTGCCTGGCTGCGCGACCAGGCCTGTACCGTGGTGTGCCCATACGGGCGCCTTCAGGGGGTACTGATGGACCGAAATTCCATTGTGGTTGCCTATGATTACAAAAGAGGGGAACCCAGGGAAAAGCTGCACAAGGGGCAAAGCCGCAGTGCCGGTGACTGCATCAGTTGCTTTCAATGCGTAAATGTATGTCCCACCGGGATCGACATCCGCAATGGTACCCAAATGGAATGTGTAAACTGCACGGCATGTATTGACGCCTGCGACAACATCATGGACAAAATCGGGTTTGATAAAGGGCTCATCCGATATACCTCTGAAAATGCGATTGTAAACGGAACCAATAAGCTGATCACCAAAAGGGTAATAGCCTATATTGCGGTACTGGTATTGCTCTGGTCTGTACTGGCCTATACCATCGCAGTCAGGACAGATACGCAAACCACCCTGTTCAGGGCACCGGGAAGCCAGTACATTGAAAACAACGACGGTACGGTAAGCAATCTGTATACGTTCAAAATTTTCAACAAGACCAACCGTCTTGTGCATCCTGAAATCCGCATTGAAGCGGCTGGCGGAAGACTACAGTTTGCCGGAAATCCCGATCTCACGCTGGAAGGTGCAGGGATGTCCGAAGGTACCGTCTTTATCATCATGCCAAAAAGCCAGCTAAAAAAACGAAAAACAAAACTGCAGTTATCGGTATATCAGGGAAATCAGAAACTCGAAACTTTTGAAACCACGTTTGTGGCGCCGGAAGAATAA
- a CDS encoding FixH family protein: MKTLKLNWGAGIAVLYMGFVAMIVLLVVMSMRQKIDLVTDEYYAEELLFQGKIDKIKRAKALSEPLKWELTDDAIVIRYPGNLAANTLSGSVRLYCASDNKKDRSFAVNAENHLQVIPLSSIPEGRFALQIDWKQGENLYWDEGVVVIKP, encoded by the coding sequence ATGAAAACTTTAAAACTAAACTGGGGAGCGGGTATCGCAGTTCTTTACATGGGATTTGTGGCGATGATCGTCCTGCTGGTAGTGATGAGCATGCGCCAGAAAATTGATCTGGTTACGGATGAATATTATGCAGAGGAGCTACTGTTTCAGGGCAAAATTGACAAAATCAAAAGAGCCAAAGCATTATCCGAACCTTTAAAATGGGAGTTAACCGACGATGCCATCGTGATTCGGTACCCCGGTAATTTAGCAGCAAACACGTTGTCAGGCTCTGTCAGGTTATACTGTGCCTCCGACAACAAAAAGGACAGAAGTTTTGCCGTCAACGCTGAAAACCACCTGCAGGTTATCCCGCTCAGCAGCATTCCCGAAGGCCGCTTCGCACTTCAGATCGACTGGAAACAGGGAGAAAATCTTTATTGGGATGAAGGTGTCGTTGTAATTAAGCCGTAA
- a CDS encoding sulfite exporter TauE/SafE family protein: protein MNSSLPLLALSMGLLSSFHCIGMCGPIALALPVHRGNKFQQFAGLTAYNTGRAITYSALGILTGTLATSLVWIGYFRYMSVGAGVLLLCYVLYSSRLEKHFNPPLFWQKQINRLKSGMKAMLGSKSFGGWFLLGSLNGLLPCGMVYLALVSSMATGSISGSATFMLLFGVGTWPMMMLTGYFKNLITPALRTRMRRLVPVMLSVAGIWLVVRGLAIEYPTTTKNNSIPVCHSSAAEIGNK from the coding sequence ATGAATTCTTCACTTCCCTTACTGGCTTTATCCATGGGGCTTCTCAGCAGCTTCCATTGTATCGGCATGTGCGGTCCTATTGCCCTTGCGCTACCGGTTCATCGGGGGAATAAATTTCAGCAGTTTGCCGGGCTGACTGCCTACAACACCGGTCGGGCCATAACCTATTCCGCATTGGGCATCCTCACGGGAACCCTGGCTACCTCACTGGTCTGGATCGGCTATTTCAGGTACATGTCGGTGGGTGCCGGGGTACTTCTCCTCTGCTACGTTCTGTATTCTTCCCGCCTCGAAAAGCATTTCAACCCGCCATTGTTCTGGCAAAAACAGATCAATCGCCTTAAAAGCGGTATGAAAGCAATGCTGGGCAGTAAATCATTTGGCGGCTGGTTTCTATTGGGAAGCCTCAACGGACTGCTTCCATGTGGAATGGTATATCTGGCGCTCGTCAGCTCCATGGCGACCGGAAGTATCTCCGGCTCCGCCACTTTTATGCTGCTCTTTGGGGTAGGTACATGGCCTATGATGATGCTGACCGGATATTTTAAAAATCTGATAACACCCGCCCTTCGCACCCGGATGCGGCGCTTAGTCCCTGTCATGCTCTCCGTGGCGGGTATCTGGCTGGTAGTAAGAGGCCTGGCCATTGAATACCCCACCACCACAAAAAACAACAGCATACCTGTTTGTCATTCCTCGGCGGCTGAAATCGGGAATAAGTAA
- the hemN gene encoding oxygen-independent coproporphyrinogen III oxidase yields MDKDLLFKYNTPGPRYTSYPTVPYWQKTPPTEQKWKELVQDAFLMSNQKEGISLYIHLPFCESLCTYCGCNTRITINHAVEKKYINALLKEWKMYLAVFGDEKPIIRELHLGGGTPTFFSPENLKILINNLLKDCKIHPDAQFGFEAHPGNTTDEHLQALYEVGFRRISIGVQDFNPIVLAVINRHQTFEQVSHLTSKAREIGYDSVNYDIVYGLPMQKSCYMMETMMKVVRLRPDRIAFYSYAHVPWIKPGQRSYTEKDLPDADKKMAIYETGRNALEMAGYKDIGMDHFALETDGLYRANQNGKLHRNFMGYTDTHTQLLIGLGASSISDTWWGYVQNEKKIEDYYQQIEEGLLPIARGHELTREDLIIRKHILRLMTQMETSWSNPNEVCEDFYRGLQRLDELEFDELITMEPYHLKITEKGKAFIRNVCMAFDARLWADLPQTSLFSQTV; encoded by the coding sequence ATGGATAAGGATTTGTTGTTTAAATACAATACCCCCGGACCGCGATACACCAGCTATCCAACGGTACCCTATTGGCAGAAAACACCCCCGACCGAACAAAAGTGGAAAGAGCTTGTGCAGGATGCTTTTCTGATGTCCAACCAAAAAGAAGGTATCAGTTTATATATTCATTTGCCTTTCTGCGAAAGCCTGTGTACCTATTGCGGCTGTAACACCAGAATTACCATTAACCATGCAGTGGAAAAAAAGTACATCAACGCCCTTCTTAAAGAATGGAAAATGTACTTAGCCGTCTTTGGTGATGAAAAACCCATTATCCGGGAACTACACCTGGGAGGTGGTACCCCAACATTCTTCAGCCCTGAAAATCTTAAAATATTAATAAACAACCTCTTAAAGGATTGCAAAATACATCCCGACGCGCAATTCGGTTTTGAGGCCCACCCCGGAAACACAACCGACGAACATTTGCAGGCGCTGTATGAAGTCGGTTTTCGGAGGATCAGTATCGGCGTGCAGGACTTCAATCCGATTGTACTGGCAGTAATCAACCGACATCAGACATTTGAGCAAGTGAGTCATCTGACTTCCAAGGCCAGGGAAATCGGGTATGATTCGGTCAACTATGACATTGTTTATGGCTTGCCCATGCAGAAAAGCTGTTACATGATGGAAACCATGATGAAAGTAGTACGTCTGCGCCCTGACAGGATCGCCTTTTACAGTTACGCTCACGTTCCGTGGATCAAACCCGGCCAGAGAAGTTATACCGAAAAAGACCTGCCTGATGCCGACAAAAAAATGGCCATATACGAAACAGGGAGAAATGCGCTGGAAATGGCAGGTTACAAAGACATTGGTATGGACCATTTTGCGCTGGAAACGGACGGCCTTTACCGGGCCAATCAAAACGGGAAACTGCACCGGAATTTTATGGGATATACCGATACACACACGCAATTACTCATCGGACTTGGGGCGTCGTCCATCAGCGATACCTGGTGGGGATATGTCCAGAACGAAAAGAAGATTGAGGATTACTACCAACAGATTGAAGAAGGCCTTCTCCCCATTGCCCGCGGACACGAGCTTACCCGGGAAGACCTGATTATCAGAAAACACATCTTGCGCCTGATGACGCAAATGGAAACCTCATGGAGTAACCCAAATGAAGTATGCGAAGATTTTTACAGGGGACTTCAGAGACTGGATGAACTCGAATTTGACGAACTGATAACCATGGAACCCTATCATCTGAAAATTACAGAAAAAGGGAAGGCCTTTATACGAAACGTATGTATGGCATTTGACGCCAGGCTCTGGGCAGACCTACCGCAGACCAGTCTCTTCAGCCAAACGGTTTAA
- a CDS encoding PAS domain-containing sensor histidine kinase, translated as MTRHIEMLDALFKHATEGIVVVNKDGVIVMLNPKAKELFGYSDKELIGRKIETLIPQRLAGHHVHYRDTYFESPKARGMGHAMDLFARRSDGTEFPVEVSLSPFTTSEGEFVVSFVIDITDRKKQENRIREANQEIQKLNEELEERVVQRTEELAKAIRKVEQSQEEVMRALKKERELNNMKSQFVTIASHEFRTPLATILSSASLIGRYSRSEEEDKRQKHVLRIKSAVTNLTEILNDFLSIGKLEEGRVHSVPVATDLLEFCGGLTEEIKALCKESQQIEFIYKGLSEVWLDKQLLRNVLFNLLSNAIKYSESGKKIFFRVQSSATSVNIEVEDQGIGIPEADQTHIFDRFYRAKNAGNAQGTGLGLNIVQNYVELMTGQISFKSEIGKGTTFSIHIPNQVPSESKDSAI; from the coding sequence ATGACACGGCATATTGAAATGCTGGACGCCCTGTTTAAGCATGCAACAGAGGGAATTGTGGTAGTGAACAAAGACGGGGTCATTGTAATGCTCAACCCTAAAGCCAAGGAGTTGTTTGGTTATTCGGATAAGGAACTCATCGGAAGGAAAATAGAAACGCTCATTCCCCAGAGGCTCGCCGGGCACCACGTACATTACAGGGATACCTATTTCGAATCGCCGAAGGCACGCGGGATGGGCCATGCAATGGACCTGTTCGCCAGAAGAAGCGACGGTACCGAATTCCCGGTTGAAGTAAGCCTTAGCCCTTTCACAACCAGCGAAGGGGAGTTTGTTGTAAGTTTTGTGATTGATATTACCGACCGGAAGAAACAGGAGAACAGGATCAGGGAAGCCAATCAGGAAATACAAAAATTAAACGAAGAACTGGAGGAACGTGTGGTACAACGTACCGAAGAACTTGCCAAAGCAATTAGAAAAGTGGAACAATCGCAGGAAGAGGTAATGCGTGCCCTGAAAAAAGAACGGGAACTGAACAATATGAAGAGCCAGTTTGTTACCATTGCCTCACATGAGTTCAGGACACCGCTGGCTACCATCCTCTCATCAGCGTCTCTCATCGGCAGGTATTCAAGGAGTGAGGAAGAAGACAAGCGGCAGAAACACGTATTAAGGATTAAATCAGCCGTTACCAACCTCACCGAAATCCTGAACGACTTCCTGTCCATTGGCAAGCTGGAAGAAGGCAGGGTGCACAGTGTACCCGTAGCAACTGACCTGCTCGAATTTTGCGGAGGACTCACTGAGGAAATAAAAGCACTATGTAAGGAAAGCCAGCAGATCGAATTCATTTACAAGGGTTTAAGTGAAGTATGGCTCGACAAGCAACTCCTGCGTAATGTACTTTTCAATCTGCTTTCCAATGCGATCAAATACTCGGAATCCGGCAAAAAAATCTTTTTCAGGGTTCAGTCCAGCGCAACATCCGTGAACATTGAAGTCGAGGATCAGGGCATTGGCATACCGGAGGCCGATCAGACGCACATTTTCGACCGCTTTTACAGAGCCAAAAATGCCGGAAATGCGCAAGGGACAGGTCTGGGCTTAAACATTGTGCAAAATTACGTGGAGCTGATGACAGGCCAGATATCCTTCAAAAGTGAGATTGGAAAGGGAACCACTTTTTCTATTCACATTCCCAATCAGGTACCCTCCGAATCCAAAGACAGTGCCATTTAA
- a CDS encoding response regulator, with the protein METKKILLIEDNPEMRENTAEILELANYKVLTAQNGKEGLQLAHQEDPDLIICDIMMPELDGYGVLHMLGKDDLTAGIPFVFLTAKAEKDDYRKGMTMGADDYLTKPYDDVELLNAVEMRLKKSERLKKKFDRTAEGLEDFIKEVKSFDLLAKLAEDKKIKTLKKKETVYTEGSYPSNIFFLQKGKVKAYKSNDSGKEYITDLYKEGDFFGYLDLLQGESYQETAITLENSEVAMIPKEDFFNLLQGNREVSSKFIKMLSNEIKDREERLLQLAYNSVRKRVAQALVMLVQRYQEDRQKPFSMSITREDIASMAGTATETVIRTLSDFKDEKLVDMKGSLITVMEYDKLARMRN; encoded by the coding sequence TTGGAAACCAAGAAAATTCTATTAATTGAAGATAACCCCGAAATGCGGGAAAACACAGCTGAGATTCTTGAGCTGGCCAACTATAAAGTCCTGACGGCTCAAAACGGAAAAGAAGGCTTACAGCTTGCGCATCAGGAAGATCCGGACCTGATCATCTGTGATATTATGATGCCCGAACTGGACGGATACGGGGTCCTCCACATGCTTGGCAAAGACGACCTGACGGCCGGTATCCCTTTTGTTTTCCTGACCGCCAAAGCAGAGAAAGATGATTACCGCAAGGGCATGACAATGGGTGCGGACGACTACCTCACCAAGCCTTATGACGACGTAGAGCTTTTGAACGCTGTGGAAATGCGGCTAAAAAAAAGTGAAAGACTTAAAAAAAAATTCGATCGTACAGCAGAGGGCCTGGAAGATTTCATCAAGGAAGTAAAGTCATTTGACCTGCTTGCCAAGCTGGCGGAAGATAAAAAAATAAAAACCCTGAAGAAGAAAGAAACGGTCTATACCGAAGGGAGTTATCCCTCCAATATCTTTTTTCTCCAAAAGGGAAAAGTGAAAGCGTACAAGTCTAACGACAGCGGCAAGGAATATATCACTGACCTGTACAAGGAGGGAGATTTTTTCGGGTATCTGGACCTTTTGCAGGGAGAGTCCTACCAGGAAACCGCTATAACGCTTGAGAATTCCGAAGTGGCCATGATACCCAAAGAGGACTTTTTCAATCTTTTGCAGGGCAACAGGGAGGTATCTTCCAAATTCATCAAAATGCTGTCCAACGAAATTAAAGATCGTGAAGAGAGGCTCCTTCAGCTGGCGTACAATTCGGTCCGGAAAAGGGTTGCCCAGGCACTGGTAATGCTCGTACAACGGTATCAGGAAGATCGTCAGAAGCCGTTTTCAATGTCCATCACGCGGGAGGATATTGCGTCCATGGCAGGTACGGCCACAGAAACCGTGATCCGCACGTTGTCAGACTTTAAAGATGAAAAACTTGTGGATATGAAAGGAAGCCTGATCACCGTAATGGAATACGACAAGCTAGCCCGGATGCGGAATTAG
- the lpxB gene encoding lipid-A-disaccharide synthase yields MKYYLIAGERSGDLHGSNLIKGIKESDPEAVFRGWGGDMMVAEGMELVTHYQDTAFMGFLEVVLNIRKISGFLKKCKQDIRAYEPAVIILIDYPGFNLRIASFGKKSGIRVFYYISPKVWAWNQKRALKIKQDVDRMFVIFPFEIDFYKQYHYPVDYVGNPLMDAIEEFNADPIFREKYLGDSSRPVIALLPGSRKQEVVNMLNLMLGVQPHFPEYRFVIAGVKNLPASLYEEYLKDGRAGIVYEATYDLLSVADAALVKSGTATLETALLNVPEVVCYKTSAISYRIAKWLIRVRFISLVNLIMDREVVRELIQDELNEENLVSELRSILPGGAKRDTLLRDYAELHRKVGGKGASQRAGKLMVQYLRKG; encoded by the coding sequence ATGAAATACTATCTGATTGCCGGCGAACGTTCGGGCGATTTACACGGTTCGAATCTGATCAAGGGTATTAAAGAGAGTGACCCTGAAGCGGTGTTCAGGGGATGGGGAGGAGATATGATGGTGGCCGAAGGAATGGAACTGGTGACGCACTATCAGGATACGGCTTTCATGGGTTTTTTGGAGGTGGTCCTGAATATCAGGAAAATAAGTGGGTTTCTGAAAAAATGTAAACAAGATATTCGGGCTTATGAGCCTGCAGTGATCATTTTGATCGATTACCCTGGTTTTAACCTCAGGATTGCTTCTTTTGGAAAGAAAAGCGGTATCAGGGTTTTTTATTATATCTCTCCCAAAGTGTGGGCCTGGAACCAGAAAAGGGCCTTGAAAATCAAACAGGATGTAGACCGCATGTTTGTGATCTTCCCATTCGAGATTGATTTTTACAAACAGTACCACTACCCCGTTGACTATGTGGGAAATCCTTTGATGGATGCCATTGAGGAATTTAACGCCGATCCTATTTTCCGTGAAAAGTATCTCGGAGATAGTTCCAGGCCTGTTATCGCCTTGTTACCCGGAAGCCGGAAACAGGAGGTTGTCAATATGCTGAACCTGATGCTGGGAGTGCAGCCGCATTTCCCGGAATACCGGTTTGTGATTGCAGGGGTGAAAAATCTTCCGGCTTCTTTGTACGAGGAGTACCTTAAGGATGGGAGGGCAGGTATCGTTTACGAGGCTACGTATGACCTGTTGTCCGTTGCTGACGCAGCGCTTGTGAAATCGGGTACGGCCACGCTTGAAACGGCACTGCTGAATGTACCCGAAGTAGTTTGCTACAAAACAAGTGCCATTTCCTACCGCATTGCCAAATGGCTGATCCGGGTACGGTTTATTTCGCTGGTGAACCTGATCATGGACCGGGAGGTAGTAAGAGAACTCATTCAGGATGAGCTGAATGAAGAGAATCTGGTGTCTGAGCTGAGATCGATTTTGCCGGGGGGCGCAAAACGGGATACCTTGCTTCGCGATTATGCCGAACTTCACCGGAAGGTAGGAGGGAAGGGGGCATCGCAGCGGGCCGGAAAACTAATGGTTCAGTATCTTAGGAAAGGGTAG